Within the Marixanthomonas sp. SCSIO 43207 genome, the region AATAACGTTTTAAACCTAAGCGATTGTAAACTCTATTTTCAAAATCAAAAGGATAATACACATAATACCCTAATTGTGACACAAACGCTACTTTATTAAACCGAAGTTCGTGCCCTATAAACAACCCAACTCGCTTATAATCTTCATCACCAGATAAATTATACTCTGGAAACGCGATGGACTGATAGTAAATTAATTCTTTTAAAAAATGTGCAAAAAACACATCAACTCCTGCTTGAAATGTGCTTTCGTAATTAATACGTTTGTCTACAAATGCAGAGACAACATAAAATGGATATTGCCCTTGACCTATTACGTCACTTTCATTCCACCCGAAACGAAATGCAAAGTTGTATTTTAATTTTTCGGCATGTGAAGAGCTTGGTGGATCATCTTTTACAATATATTCAGGAAACTCTTCGTGATCTACCAAATAACTAAGACCAACATTAAAGGCCCAAGTATTTGTACTGTTATTAGGTGCTCTCAAATTGGCATTTGAATAGTGAATAATAGAAAAACCAGCGTGAAAGCCTAACCCTTTATAAAGGTTTTCTTTTACATAGTTGGCTTTTAAAAAGGTGGTGCTTAAAAAGCGGGTTCCGTAGGCATTGTTTATATAATTTGTCTCCCTATCATAAGGATTGGTTGTATAAGCAACTCCTTGACCTAATCGTATTACTAAGTTTCTATTAAAAAAATACCAATTGTAATGCCCATACAATCCATAATTTTCACCCAAATATTGGTTTTTCATATTTTGGTAAGTGAATGTAAAACCCCAATCTGGATATTGGTATCGACGCTCCCACTCATTAAATCCATATGTTTTTCTGTTATAGGTAAGTATAAGCCCTCGAGGATGGCCGGTAATTAAATGAGCAATGTCTGGATTGTGTTCTAGAATACTTCCGTAAAGATAATCGGCTTCAAGAGAGAATGGTTTTAGCTTTTTTTCTTGTGAAAAGATCACACAACAGTTTAAAGCTAGAAAAAAGAGAAAAAAGTATTTCATATTTTTAAACGAAGCATAAATATACATTAATCCCTAAATATTAACCTACCCGTAAACAATTCTTCTACCTCAACAATAGGTGGACGATTTACTGAAATCACATCTCCTGTTCCTTGAATTACACCTCTTATTTCATCAATAGGATGCACGATCATTTTGTTTGCACTTCGTTGTCTAATGTTTAATGTGTCAATTTTAAAACCTTCTCCCTCAAACCTCGGGAACTCATCACTAAAAACTAAAGAAGCATTTTCTGAACTTCCTGAAATGTAAAAAACACTTTGCCCGTTTGCCGAAACCGAAAACTCATCACAGGTAATATTTAAATAAAAATCACCACTTTTGCGAGCGTTTACAACGCCTCCAGTACTATTGCTTATTAATGCAAGAGATGAAAACTGTAAATTTCCAACGCTTTTCACATCTCTTGATGATGCATTTCTTATTTCGGTGATATTGGGAGTAGTGACTATCACTTGAACATTATCATAATCACGTACCAAATTACATTTATTATTATTTTTAACCACCAAGGTTTCGCTTTCTATAGCTACGGAAATATCGGGAAGAAGGTTTTTTCCGGTTTTAATAATTACTTGTTGAATAGCGCCTTGTTTTAACTGTAATGCAACATCGTTTTCAATTCGTATTTTACTGAAACTATCAACTACAAACTCCTCAACAACACGATCACCAACCGTTTGAAAGCAATCTGGAGCATTTTCTGAATTGCACGAGACTATTATCAAAAACAAACCGAATATGTATAAAAACTTTTTCATTGTTTATATTCTTAACCCTATTCCAAATTCTACCCCTTCTACTTTTGCTCCGTGTGATTTTAAAGTTGACACACCAAATATCTTATTGGTTATGTAATATTTTAATCCGGCGCGTATGTAGGTTCTTCCTTCAAAATCGTATGGATAATAGGCATAATACCCAAATTGTGAAACCACTGCCAGCTTATTCAAAGTAAGTTCGTGACCAAGAAATATGCCTACTCGTTTATAATCTTCATCACCACTAAGAGAACGATCAAGACCTGATGCTACTAAATATTCTATTTCTTTTTCTAAAAATTCAGAAAAGAAAACGTCTGCTCCTACTTGAAATTTACTTTTGTAACTCACTCGCTTGTCCAAAAATGTGGATACCACTAAAAAAGGATGTTGTCCTAACCCTACATAATCACTTTCGTTAATTCCGCTACGTAAAACCACATTAAAGTGAATAGGTTCGGTTATAGTTTTATCAACGACATCTGTGATGTATTCAGCAGTTTCAGATTCAAATTCATATTGTAAACCTATATTAAATGTAAATGAATTGGTACTAGAATTGGGTGCTTTAAAGTTTCCGTTGGAATAATGAATGAGAGCTATTCCGGCATTTAGCCCAATATTTTTGAACAAATTTTCTTTGTTGTAATTAAGCAAAAGATAGGTTGAACTAAGCAGTTGGGTTCCGTAAGCATTGTTTTTAAAATTTGTCTCTAAATCAAACGGATTGGTAGTATAGGCGATTCCTTGTGCAATTCTAAACATGACATTTCGCCTAAAAAAATAGAAATTTAAATGACCATATAAACCGTAATTTTCACCTAAAATATCATTACCAGGGTTTTGATGCAACATAGAAAAACCCCAATCTGGAAAATTATATTCTCTGTGCCATCGCTTTGAGCCAAAGGTTTTTTTATTGTATCCCAAAATAAATCCCTGTGGATGATTGGTTACCAAATGAGCAATATCTTTATTGTGGCGTACAATTGTGCCGTAAAAGTAATTTGCATCAATAAAATAATCTGTTGCTGGCTCTTCTTGTGAAAGCACAAAAAAAGGTGCTAAAAGAACAATAATGGACAGTTTTAGTTTCATTGCGGGCAAAGTAACGCAATTTTTCAGTTTTAAAAGGGTAAGTTTTTTAAATCTACATTTCCGCCAGAAATTATAATTCCTACTTTTTTTGAATTAAAAAACGCTTTTCTTTTAAGCACAGCTGCCAAAGGTACTGCCGAAGAAGGCTCTACAACTATCTTCATTCGTTCCCAAATGAGTTGCATAGCTTGTTTAATTTCTAGTTCATCAACACGTATTATGTCAGAAACCAATTTTTTAATGATTGGAAAGTTTTGATCTCCTAGATTGGTTCGTAAACCATCTGCGATTGTATGTGTTGTTTTATTGGTTTCAATTGTTCCGCTTTGCAGAGACCGCCAAGCATCATCCACCTCAAATGGTTCGCTTCCTATGGTTTTGCAATGATTACTTAAATAGTGACTTGCCAATGCAGTACCAGCAAGTAAACCACCACCGCCTACCGGAGTTAAGATATAATCTAGATCTGTATGCTTTTTTAATAATTCAAAAGCTGCAGTGCCTTGTCCTAAAATTACATTCAAATCATTTGACGGATGAATAAAAGTAGCTCCTTTTTCTGTTTGAATGCGATTTGCTTCTTCTTCACGAGCGGCTAGCGTTGGTTGTGATTCGGTAATGATACCACCATATTGTTTTACAGCATCTTTTTTTACTTGAGGAGCGTTTGAAGGCATCACGATGTAGGCTTTTACACCTAAGTTTTTTGCAGCTAGTGAAAGAGCTTGAGCAAAATTCCCGGAGGAATGTGTTACCACTCCGTTCTTTTTTTGAATTTCAGATAATTGTTGAATGGCGTTAATGGCTCCGCGCATTTTAAAAGCTCCCATTTTCTGAAAATTTTCACACTTAAAGTAAAGCTTTGCCTGTGCCATTTCGTCTAGTAAGGATGACGTAAGCACGGGAGTTTGATGCACATGAGGTTTTACTCGATTGTATGATGAAACAACAGCTTCTTTTGAAGGAACCATAGAAGAGTATTTTTCTGAAAAAGGAAAAGTAGTACATTTTTTTCAGAAAGTAATAGTGTTTTTATGATAAACTACCCTGGTAAATGGATTCCGCATTCACGATTTTCAAGGGCTTTTACAGGGTCATAATAATCAAACTCAACTGGTAAGTTATGATTTTTTAAATAATCTAACATTTGAGAATCATCAAAATGATAAAAAGGGCAAACTTTTAAAACTCCATCTTCAGTAAAACTCAATATATCAATCGAGTCTCTATAGTCTGTTTGTCTTTTTCTGAGGTTTGTAAACCACACATCTGGTTTGTATTTACGTAACGCTTTTTTAAAAGGTTTTAACTTGACAAGTTCTGAAAAAGATTCGTGCTTTGGATTATCAATTGTAGGTTCACCTAAGGTATTTTTTATAAAAGCTGTGGTATACTCTGGAGTAAATATTTCAATATTTAACTGCAATCCACCTATCAAATCATTTGCATGAGTATACGTAGCTTGAGTGTTAAACCCTGTGTCACACCAAACAACAGGCATGTTCTTATCTTGCTTTGTCACGGCATATAATAATGCTGCAGAATACGGCCCAAAACTAGTTGTAAGCCAAGGATTTTTAGCAAGTTGTAAAGCAAACTTTATGATATCTGCTGGTTGCTCGTAGCGTAAACTTTTATTAAAAAGATGGATATTATTTGAAGATACAGTACTCATAATCTTATTACCCTATGGGATTAGTAGAGTTTACAAAACTACTATTTTATGATACAATAAAACAAGTTATTAGCTTTTAATTATGATATCCTCTAGTGTTGTGTTTTCTAGTATGTTAAGTGTATTATCACGCACTTGAATCATAAGTTTATGAACCGAACATACAGATTCATCAGGGCAGTCTTCGCATTTTTCATAAAAGTTAAGACTTACACAAGGGACCATTGCGATAGGTCCTTCTAAAATTCTATATATTTCAGCTACTCGTATTTCGTGTGCTTCCTTTAATAGATAATAACCACCGCCTTTACCTTTTTTGGAACCTAAAAAACCAGCTTTTCTTAAATTAAGCAAGATACTTTCCAAAAACTTCTGAGAAATATTCTCTGAATCTGCAATGACTGAAATTTGTACAGGATCATCTTCCTCCCTTTTGGCAAGAAAAGTAAGTGCTTTTAGTCCATATTTGGTTTTTCTTGATAACATTTTTGAAACAATAAAAACAAATTAGTGTTTAAAAAAAATTAAAAGTATTCAAAGTTTTACAAACAGAAATAAGATACTTTCAAAAATTTAATAAAAGTTCACACTTCTTATTATACAATCTTTTTATTGTTTAACACTACACTATACGTAATATCAACATTACCTTCAAGAGTAATTGAAACAGAACAATATTTTTCAAAACTTAAAGCCGCCGCTCGTTTTGCTTTTTCTTCATCAATATTTCCTTTTAAATAGATTGTAGTATGTATGGCTTTAAAAGGCTTTGCGCTTTTTGTTTCTTTGCGGTCACCTTCAACTTCTATTTCATATGATTCTATCTCTTGTTTTTGTTTTTTAAGAATCATAATAATATCAATGGCACTGCAGCCTCCTACTCCCATTAATAGTAATTCCATCGGGCTAGAGCCTTTTACTACATCGCTTGTTTTATTATCGATATGAACCGGAACACCTGAGGCGCCTTTGGCTTCAAAATGATACTTGTCATCTATTCTATTTAAAGTAACTTTCATCTGTATAAAATTTGTGGTTTTGTAAATGGATTTATAAAATGCTTGTTAAATACAGGAAGCATTTTACTGTAAAATTAGAGTTTTTTTAAAACTTCCTACTTTTAAGATTCTAGTTTTAATGTGTATCTTTGCTTATCAAAAGAGGAAAGATTTGACTGATTGCAACCTCTACTCAACAATTCTAAAAATGTTGAGGCCCTGTTAAAATGGGTTAAAAATGCTAAAGGCAGTGTAAACTCCCTTCGACGCTTTCGTCAAATCTTCAAAATATAAACTAAAAAGACCTTTATGGCATATTTATTTACTTCAGAAAGTGTTTCTGAAGGACACCCCGATAAAGTTGCAGACCAAATAAGCGATGCATTATTAGATCATTTTTTAGCATTTGACCCAGATTCTAAAGTGGCTTGTGAGACACTAGTAACAACAGGTCAAGTAGTTCTTGCAGGAGAAGTTAAAAGCGACACCTACCTTGACGTACAACACATTGCAAGAGATGTTATAAACAAAATTGGTTACACAAAAGGAGCCTATCAATTTAGCGGGGATTCTTGCGGTGTCATATCTTTAATTCACGAACAATCACAAGATATTAATCAAGGTGTAGATCGTGACAATAAAGAAGAGCAAGGTGCCGGTGACCAAGGGATGATGTTTGGTTATGCTACAAATGAAACTGAGCATTATATGCCCTTAGCACTTGAAATTTCACATACCATCTTGATTGAATTGGCAAAATTACGCCGTGATGGAACCGAAATTCCATATTTACGTCCTGATTCAAAAAGCCAAGTAACAATTGAGTATAGTGATGACAATGTTCCGCAAAAAATAGTCTCTATCGTGTTATCAACTCAGCATGATGATTTTGATGAAGATGAAAAAATGCTGAGCAAAATTAAAAAAGACATTAAGGAAATTTTGATGCCAAAGGTACAAGCAAAACTACCTGAGTATGTTCAAAAATTATTTAATAACGATATTACATACCACATTAACCCAACTGGAAAGTTTGTAATTGGGGGTCCTCACGGTGATACGGGATTGACAGGAAGAAAAATTATAGTTGATACTTACGGCGGAAAAGGAGCTCACGGCGGTGGTGCTTTTAGCGGTAAAGATCCTAGTAAAGTAGATAGAAGTGCCGCATATGCAGCGCGACATATTGCAAAAAACTTGGTAGCTGCCGAAGTTGCAGACGAGGTTTTAGTTCAAGTAAGTTATGCCATTGGTGTAGTAGAACCCACATCAATTTTGGTCAACACCCACGGAACTTCAAAAATAGATTTAACAGATGGCGAAATAGCCAAAAAAGTAGCTGAAATTTTTGATATGCGTCCAGCAGCTATTGAAAAGAGGTTAAAACTACGCAATCCTATTTATGTAGAAACAGCTGCTTATGGTCACATGGGACGTATTCCTGAAACAGTGACAAAGATTTTTGAAAGCCCATATAAAGGAACAATTACAAAAGAAGTAGAGCTTTTTACTTGGGAAAAATTAGACTATGTAGATAAAGTAAAACAAGCATTTAATATTTAATCACTTCACTTTTTAAACCTTCAAAAAACCATTCTTATCAAGAATGGTTTTTTTTATATTTATACAAACCTTTTAAAAATGAAACCAACTACTACGCTTCTGTTTTATATTACAGTTATTTTTAGCTTTTTTATTACAAATAGTAATGCTCAAAATGATAATACTACACTTTGGACAAGCTATGATGAAACTCAAGAAATAAAAACGCAACAAGAACACGCAAATCCACGAATGCGATTTAAATTGATACAGTCTAAATTTTTAGACAAAAATGAAGTATTTCAAAAACTAGCTTCAGACGTATCAAAGTTTTCTGAAAAAAGATACAATCAATTAAAACCTCTTGTACTTGAGAAAGATATACCTAGCATTCAGAAAGCAATTTCAGAAGGCAAATTAACTTATGAAGAACTCACTCTTTTCTATCTAAGTCGCATTTTTAACTATGAACTTGACAAAGACAAAACGTTACATACTATTATAGCGCTTAATCCAAATATTCTAGAACAAGCCAAAGAAAAAGATAAAAACAAATCTTTACGCGATCATTTAATCTACGGCATGCCAATATTGCTAAAAGACAATATTAATACCGCCAACCTAAAAACCACTGCCGGGGCCAAAGTACTTGAAGACAACCAGCCTTCTACAGATGCATTTATTGTTTCACAACTCAAGAAGAGAGGTGCTTCAATTTTAGGGAAAGTAAACTTAAGTGAATGGGCGTATTATTTTTGTCAAGGTTGTCCCTTAGGATATAGTGCAGTTGGCGGCCAAACTTTAAATCCCTACGGAAGAAAACAATTTGAAACCGGTGGTAGCAGCTCTGGAAGTGGTACGGCTACTGCAGCAAACTATGCAGTTGCAGCAGTTGGAACTGAAACTGCAGGTTCAATTATTTCTCCTTCGGCACAAAACTCACTGGTCGGGTTAAAACCAACGGTTGGAGTATTGAGCAGAACCGGTATTATTCCTATTTCGCATACATTGGACACACCAGGTCCAATGACAAAAAACATTATTGACAATGCTATTTTACTAGATGCAATGACCGGTAAAGATGAAACAGATATAAAAAGCGTTAGTACTTCAGAAAAGTATATTGAAGCCGTAAAAAACACTTCAATAAAAGGAAAACGATTGGGAGTTATAAAAAGTTTGCTTTCAGATTCAATATATGCCGCAACAGTGTCTAAATTAAAAAATAACGGTGCTGAAATTATTGAATACACGCCTCAAGAAACTCCTTTAAATGGTTTTTTAAACTTACTAAACCTCGAAATGAAACAGGATTTACCAGCGTATTTGAAAGTTCACGCTTCAAAAAATATATCAGTTTCAAACCTTAATGAAGTTATGGCTTTTAACAAGAAGGACAGTTTGCAGTACATGCCTTATAATCAAGGTATTTTTGATGCTATTATAGCAGATACTACTTCTCAAAAAAACTTTGAAAAAATAAAAGCAGCTTTAAAGCAAAGTGGAAATTCTTTTTTTCAGAAACCGATAAAAGAGTATCAACTAGACGCTATTTTATCCATAAACAATTATCATAGTGCACATGCTGCAGTTGCAATTCATCCTTGTTTAACAATCCCTATGGGGTATAAAAAAAATGGAGAACCTATAGGGATAACCCTTATTGCCTCTCCATTTTCTGAAATACATTTATATAAAATGGGCAGTGCTATTGAAAGTGTTTTAAATAGCAGAAAACTACCAACTGACTATACCGATTAATTAGCTGCATCAATTGCCAAATTATTTAAAGCACTTTTAATTTGCTGTAGGGTATCTTCATTTCCGTTAATTCCGTGTCTCTCTTGGAAAAAATCCGGATCGTTATATGAGATGTTTACGGTACCATCTTCTTTTTCCCAAACTAGCATTTTTTGTGGTAAATCAATTGCTGTAGTTTGAGACTTCTTCATTAAAGGAGTCCCTAGTTCGGGGTTGCCAAAAAGTATTATGCGAGTAGGATTTAAGTCTAGATCTACAGTTTGTGCATTTGCTTGATGATCTAGTTCTGCAACTCGTGTTAAATTTGAATTGTCTACAATTGCATTTCGTAAGTTTGTGTACGTAGTATTAAAATCATTATTACTCACAATTGTAATGATGCCGTCTTTATTCGTAATTCCTGTGCTAGAGTTTTCGGCAACAGAAGCGTTTGTTGCGTCTTCGGCAAAATTAGCAAGTGCCATTTTTATTTGTTGCAATGTTGAGGCCCCTCCCACTCCTGAGTGTCTCGCAGCCAAATATTCGGTGCCGTTATATGAAACAAACACGTTCTTATTTTTGTCTTCATACACTAGCATTTTTTGTGGTAAGTCTAAGCCGGCTAGTTGATTTTCTTGCATTAATGGAGTTCCTAATGCAGGATTTCCAAAGAAAATAACACGTGTATTGCGCAGTTCTTGATTTATACTTTGCGCGTTTGCAGTATGGTTTACTTCAGCAATTATAGAAATGTTACTAATGGATTGTATTTCGGCACGAAGTGTATTATACGTTGTGGTAAAATCTGACTCACTTACCGAATAAGCTAATCCTGGTGTTTGAGGATTGTTGATTACTGAATTACTATCATCATCATTACTGCAAGAGCTTAAAACTGCAGCCATTAATAGAAATACAAGGTTTTTCATAGTTACGTTTTTGTTATTTGAGGTTAAGTATACAAAATTGAATTTTCTTGTAAAATACATTTAAGCATTCTTAACAAGAAAGTATGAATACCTTGTTAACGCTGAGTTAATAAGTTTATTTGAAAATTTTAAATGATATTGTGTCGCTTGGCTTTTTGAACAGCTTCTATCTTGCTATGAACTTGAAGCTTTTTATAGCTATTCTCTATGTGTTTACGCACCGTGCTAGGAGACAAAAAAAGATTATCTGCAATAGCAGTGTAACTTAGTCCTTTACTCAATTGTTCTAGCACTTCAATTTCTCGTTTTGATAGTGAAATTTCTTCTTTATCTTGAAGGTTGTCAATATCTATAGGATTGCGAAGTAGTTTTAAGGTTTTTAATGCTATAGAAGGATTCATAGCTGCTCCTCCGCTTAGAGTTTCCTGAATGCCTTTGTAAAGTTCTTCAGGGTTTATTTCTTTTAATAAATAACCATCTGCTCCAGCTTTAATGGCATTAAAAATATGCTCATCATTATCAAAAGCTGTAAGCATAATAATTTTAATCTGTGGATATTTTTGTTTAACCATTTGAGTGGTTTCTATACCGTTTAAAACAGGCATTTCAATATCCATTAATATTAAATCTATATTATGGTTTTCTTCGAGCCGAGTGAGCAATTCACTTCCGTTAAGTGAGGTGTGTTTAACTTCTACGTTATCAAAAAAAGAAAGCTTTTCAATAACAGCATTAATTAAAAACGAATTATCATCAACAATAGAAACTTTTATTTTCATCTTTTGGTTAGTTGTACTAAAGATACTGAAAAGTATGTAATTATTTACCAAAAAGAAATACGGCAGTTGACGTATTAGCATAAAAAAACCTTCAAACAGAATTTTTAATTTTCCGTTTGAAGGTTGCAATAAAATAATCGCTTGGGTAAGCTATAATTTTTCTCTTCTTCTTTACTTGATTACTTTTTTTACAAGCGTTCCGTTTTTAGTAATCATTTTTACCAAATAGATACCGCTAGAAAAAGGCGCAAAGTTAATTTGATTTGTGTTTGAGTATTCAGCAATAAGCTTTCCTCCTATTGAGTATACTTGAATATCAAGAATTGTTTCTTTTGAATCTATAAACAAACGATCGTTTACAGGATTTGGGTAAATTTCTATTTCTGAAATATTATTTTCTCCAACAGATAATGGCTCTGATGTAAAACGAACATTATCTAAGCGTAGCGCTGAAGATTCAATCACAACCGGTGTTACATTCCCAAATCCAAAATAGTATGTTCCAGTTTCAGAAGCAACAAATTCAGATGTGTACTCAACATAATCACCGCTAGAAATAACGTGGCTGTTTAACTCTTCAATATTTGAATCTTTATTAGGTGCTGTTGCTGCTGCTACTTTTAAAATTGCATCGTCTGCTCCTTCAGTTCCTAGTTGAGAGTAGTATTTAATTTCTACTTTTTCACCTGCGCTTACTTTTATTGGGTATGAGTAAATCCAATCATCTTTTGCTGTTGAAGTACTAGTATTGTTAAAAATATAGCCTTCTCCATTTTGTGCTCCTTCACCGCTACCGTTGATCCACGTGTTTGATGACCATCCATCAGAATCATACTCACCATAGTTTTCTACGGTATATTCAAAATCATATGAATATGGAGGAAGAGCTGCTGTCCATATTGAGGTAGGAGTTGCCCAACCTGAACCACAGTCATCATTTTTTAAGAAAAATTGATATCTCGTCCCTGGGGTTAAATCTGTATATGTTTTGGTTAATTCGGTTTGGGTACCAGTAGATGTAACAGACTCTGTAAAAGTTGTAAGTCCTGTATCATAGGTTGTAATATCTGGAGTAGCTGTCCAGGTTACTGTAAAGCTATCTTCGGTCACATCACTACTTGTAACTCCAGTTATGTCTGGTAAAACACAATTGGCAGATTCACTTATATATAAATCATCAAGTGCTAAGTATAAACCGTCATTGGTAATGTTTACAAAAGCCAAATAAATTGTTTGCCCTTTGTAATCAGATAAATCTAGCGTTCTTGAATTGTAATCAAAAGGTTGTTCTCCTTCAACGCTTAAAGCAACGTCTGTAAAGTCTGCCATCTCATTACCTGTAGTTGAAACTCTTACATCATAGTGTTCTAATAATTGAACATCATATGATTTTGCTTTCCAATACAGTGTTGGCTCTCCAGAGTTTGGAATTTCTATGGCCGGTGTAATTAGCCAATCATCAGACTGACCTGCTGGATCATACCAAGAAGTACTAAATGCTATTTTATTATCATAAGCATCAAAAAACTGTATCCATGCTTCTGTATTAAAATCTAGAACCGGTGCGTATGAAGGGACCGATAACCCATCGTTGTTAATTGTTGTGTATTCAGATAAGGGAGTTCCATTGTTGTTTTCAAAACCAGAACTAAAAATCTGAGCGTTGGCATTGAAAATTAACATCATGGCAAATAAAAGCGTAATAGTGTTTTTCATTTTCGTTTTTTTGAGTTAAAAATTTCCATTCTTCTCAAAACTACCTATAAACTTGAAGGCTTTAAATAGCGAAAATCACTTTAACTATTACTATTAAAGGGTTACGGTTTATTTGCTAAAAATCATTATTAAATAAAACGATTTAACAAAAAGTACGGTTTATAATTCAATACAAAGAAGTGCTTATTTCTTGTAAAGAATGCTACCGAGGTTTTAGCTCCAAAATAATTTGAGTTCCTTTACTTTCTTCTGAAATAACATTAATAGTTCCTTTTAATTCTTGAGCACGTTTTTTCATATTATTAAGACCATTTCCGCGTTTAATCTCATTGATATTAAACCCTTTTCCATTATCTGAAATAGTTATAATAAACTTCTCGTTTTCTTCAGAAATATAAACTGAAATCTTTGAAGCCTCGGCATATTTAAGTGCATTATTTACAGCTTCTTGAATAATGCGATATATATTCATTCCCACCACCGAACTCATAGTGTAATCTGCTGAAATAGTATCTGACACATTATATGAAAAGACAATATTACTTGAAGCGTCATTTGCTTTATTAATAAAATTGGTAATGCGCGCTTGTAGATCTTCAAAAGTGATGGACTCTTTGTTCATTGCCCAAATAGTATCCCTCAATTCATAAATGGTTTGTGAGGTAAAGGCACTGATGTTGGTCAATTTTTCCTTGGTTGATGAGGAAGCGTTTTTAATTCCGTATTTTAAGTTGTCTATTGACGAAATAATAAAAGTAAGTTGTGCGCCAATATTATCATGCAAGTCACGTGAAATACGCAACCGCTGTTCTTGCAATTTGTTTTGCGTTTCAATTTTAGCAAGTGCAGTTTTTAATTCACTTTCTTTTTTTAACTGTCTGTTTTTAAGTTTTTGTTGGTTGTAAAATAAATAACCTAATAATCCTAATAGAAAAGCCAATCCCAGACTTCCGTAGATGAGGGTGTTTTTTTGTTTTAACTCTAGCTTTTGTTCGGCTAATTCTTTTTCCTTTTTTTCGGTTTCAAACTCAACAGAAAGTTCGGCGATTTTTTTCTGAACCTCTGTATTATGAATGCTATCTTTTACGGCAAGGTATTTTTCAAAATAAAACAATGCCGAGTCTGTTTTATTTTGACTTTTATAAATATCTGAAAGCGTTTTATAATTGTATTGTGTAAGGTTACGATATTGCTTTTTTATTGAAATAGGAAGTGACTTTTGTATGTTTTTAATGGCTTCAGCATACTTTTTTTCAGCTTGAAAAACTTCACCTATTTGGGTATAATTTTCTGCAACACCTATTGAGTCCTGCATCTTTAGCCGAGCTTGAAGGGATTTATTAAAAAAATCTTTTGACTCCTCATACCGTTTTTGCCTACCGTAAAC harbors:
- the metK gene encoding methionine adenosyltransferase codes for the protein MAYLFTSESVSEGHPDKVADQISDALLDHFLAFDPDSKVACETLVTTGQVVLAGEVKSDTYLDVQHIARDVINKIGYTKGAYQFSGDSCGVISLIHEQSQDINQGVDRDNKEEQGAGDQGMMFGYATNETEHYMPLALEISHTILIELAKLRRDGTEIPYLRPDSKSQVTIEYSDDNVPQKIVSIVLSTQHDDFDEDEKMLSKIKKDIKEILMPKVQAKLPEYVQKLFNNDITYHINPTGKFVIGGPHGDTGLTGRKIIVDTYGGKGAHGGGAFSGKDPSKVDRSAAYAARHIAKNLVAAEVADEVLVQVSYAIGVVEPTSILVNTHGTSKIDLTDGEIAKKVAEIFDMRPAAIEKRLKLRNPIYVETAAYGHMGRIPETVTKIFESPYKGTITKEVELFTWEKLDYVDKVKQAFNI
- a CDS encoding DUF302 domain-containing protein — its product is MKNLVFLLMAAVLSSCSNDDDSNSVINNPQTPGLAYSVSESDFTTTYNTLRAEIQSISNISIIAEVNHTANAQSINQELRNTRVIFFGNPALGTPLMQENQLAGLDLPQKMLVYEDKNKNVFVSYNGTEYLAARHSGVGGASTLQQIKMALANFAEDATNASVAENSSTGITNKDGIITIVSNNDFNTTYTNLRNAIVDNSNLTRVAELDHQANAQTVDLDLNPTRIILFGNPELGTPLMKKSQTTAIDLPQKMLVWEKEDGTVNISYNDPDFFQERHGINGNEDTLQQIKSALNNLAIDAAN
- a CDS encoding amidase family protein, producing MKPTTTLLFYITVIFSFFITNSNAQNDNTTLWTSYDETQEIKTQQEHANPRMRFKLIQSKFLDKNEVFQKLASDVSKFSEKRYNQLKPLVLEKDIPSIQKAISEGKLTYEELTLFYLSRIFNYELDKDKTLHTIIALNPNILEQAKEKDKNKSLRDHLIYGMPILLKDNINTANLKTTAGAKVLEDNQPSTDAFIVSQLKKRGASILGKVNLSEWAYYFCQGCPLGYSAVGGQTLNPYGRKQFETGGSSSGSGTATAANYAVAAVGTETAGSIISPSAQNSLVGLKPTVGVLSRTGIIPISHTLDTPGPMTKNIIDNAILLDAMTGKDETDIKSVSTSEKYIEAVKNTSIKGKRLGVIKSLLSDSIYAATVSKLKNNGAEIIEYTPQETPLNGFLNLLNLEMKQDLPAYLKVHASKNISVSNLNEVMAFNKKDSLQYMPYNQGIFDAIIADTTSQKNFEKIKAALKQSGNSFFQKPIKEYQLDAILSINNYHSAHAAVAIHPCLTIPMGYKKNGEPIGITLIASPFSEIHLYKMGSAIESVLNSRKLPTDYTD
- a CDS encoding response regulator transcription factor gives rise to the protein MKIKVSIVDDNSFLINAVIEKLSFFDNVEVKHTSLNGSELLTRLEENHNIDLILMDIEMPVLNGIETTQMVKQKYPQIKIIMLTAFDNDEHIFNAIKAGADGYLLKEINPEELYKGIQETLSGGAAMNPSIALKTLKLLRNPIDIDNLQDKEEISLSKREIEVLEQLSKGLSYTAIADNLFLSPSTVRKHIENSYKKLQVHSKIEAVQKAKRHNII
- a CDS encoding T9SS-dependent choice-of-anchor J family protein, which gives rise to MKNTITLLFAMMLIFNANAQIFSSGFENNNGTPLSEYTTINNDGLSVPSYAPVLDFNTEAWIQFFDAYDNKIAFSTSWYDPAGQSDDWLITPAIEIPNSGEPTLYWKAKSYDVQLLEHYDVRVSTTGNEMADFTDVALSVEGEQPFDYNSRTLDLSDYKGQTIYLAFVNITNDGLYLALDDLYISESANCVLPDITGVTSSDVTEDSFTVTWTATPDITTYDTGLTTFTESVTSTGTQTELTKTYTDLTPGTRYQFFLKNDDCGSGWATPTSIWTAALPPYSYDFEYTVENYGEYDSDGWSSNTWINGSGEGAQNGEGYIFNNTSTSTAKDDWIYSYPIKVSAGEKVEIKYYSQLGTEGADDAILKVAAATAPNKDSNIEELNSHVISSGDYVEYTSEFVASETGTYYFGFGNVTPVVIESSALRLDNVRFTSEPLSVGENNISEIEIYPNPVNDRLFIDSKETILDIQVYSIGGKLIAEYSNTNQINFAPFSSGIYLVKMITKNGTLVKKVIK